The Aequorivita sublithincola DSM 14238 genome window below encodes:
- a CDS encoding Lrp/AsnC family transcriptional regulator yields MPKFKLDDTDHKILDLLIDNTRIPFTDIAKQLEISAGTVHVRVKKMEEAGIITGSSLQVDYKKLGYSFIAYVGIFIFKTSQTQFVLERLSHIPFVTVAHVTTGKFNIFCKIRASDTAHAKDIIYQIDDIEGVSRTETMISMEESINDKKRLLHSIFKEI; encoded by the coding sequence ATGCCGAAATTTAAATTAGACGACACAGATCATAAAATTCTCGATTTATTAATCGACAACACACGAATTCCATTTACTGATATTGCGAAACAGTTGGAGATTTCTGCGGGTACAGTTCACGTTCGCGTTAAAAAGATGGAAGAGGCCGGTATCATTACTGGTTCTTCACTTCAAGTTGATTATAAAAAATTGGGATATTCCTTTATCGCTTATGTGGGGATTTTCATTTTTAAAACTTCACAGACCCAATTTGTTTTGGAACGTTTAAGCCACATTCCTTTTGTGACCGTTGCACACGTAACCACTGGAAAGTTCAATATTTTTTGTAAAATTAGAGCAAGCGATACTGCTCACGCGAAGGATATTATTTATCAAATTGATGACATTGAAGGTGTTAGTCGCACCGAGACTATGATTTCTATGGAAGAAAGCATCAATGATAAAAAACGATTATTGCACTCTATTTTTAAAGAAATATAA
- a CDS encoding DinB family protein encodes MKSSDLAPLEYNPFYKRYIDLVDNIDLLDAFKNGMSSTQSFFENIPEDKWNFQYAPNKWTPKDILMHISDTERVFGYRALYFARSNNAELKGFDENIFAENAFANNKTVDELLQNYLAVRNATLSLFKNFNTNQLMQIGQANGSNMSTRAAGFIICGHEKHHCNIITERYL; translated from the coding sequence ATGAAATCATCAGATCTTGCACCTCTAGAGTACAACCCTTTTTACAAACGGTACATTGACTTGGTAGATAACATTGATTTGTTAGACGCTTTTAAAAATGGAATGTCAAGTACTCAATCTTTTTTTGAAAATATTCCAGAGGATAAATGGAACTTTCAATATGCTCCAAATAAGTGGACTCCTAAAGATATTTTGATGCACATCTCAGATACAGAAAGAGTTTTCGGATATAGAGCATTATATTTTGCGCGTAGCAACAACGCCGAGTTAAAGGGTTTTGATGAAAATATATTTGCTGAAAATGCCTTCGCTAATAACAAAACAGTGGATGAGCTTCTTCAAAATTATTTAGCAGTGCGAAATGCGACTTTGAGTCTTTTCAAAAATTTTAATACAAACCAATTAATGCAAATTGGTCAAGCAAACGGCAGCAATATGTCCACGCGAGCTGCAGGATTTATTATTTGTGGTCATGAAAAACATCATTGTAATATTATAACGGAACGCTATTTATGA
- a CDS encoding YihY/virulence factor BrkB family protein codes for MMKFLKLLKETYLSWDKNDPWAKSAIIAYYALFSLPSLLIIIVHFAGVFFGREAVQGRITGEISGLIGEGSADLIQAMIINSALSESSVLFVIFGVGILIFGATGVFFQLQRALNNIWSVRSKKNNIIDTLKRRAVSFGMVLIIGLLMLISLVLSSAINALSEFLGNYYSELSSNLIEVFNFIISQIFITALFAAIFTLLPDVKIKWKTNLIGAFMTSLLFLGGKYLIGFYFAKSDPASVYGAAGSVVLVLLWVYYTCLILFFGAEFTVNWALHRNIKIEPTDNATLSYELEMEKLREFKRKIEEDKKKAQTLENN; via the coding sequence ATGATGAAATTTTTAAAACTTTTAAAGGAAACCTATTTAAGTTGGGATAAAAACGATCCTTGGGCTAAAAGTGCCATAATTGCATATTACGCACTTTTTTCTTTGCCATCATTACTTATAATTATTGTGCATTTTGCTGGTGTATTTTTTGGAAGAGAAGCCGTACAAGGTAGAATAACTGGCGAAATAAGCGGATTGATTGGCGAAGGAAGCGCAGATTTGATTCAAGCTATGATAATCAATTCGGCGCTCTCTGAGAGCTCCGTATTATTTGTAATATTTGGTGTTGGTATTCTGATTTTCGGTGCTACAGGAGTGTTCTTTCAGCTTCAAAGGGCATTAAATAATATATGGAGCGTGCGTTCAAAGAAAAATAACATAATAGATACTTTAAAACGAAGAGCGGTTTCTTTCGGAATGGTTTTGATTATTGGACTTTTAATGCTCATCTCGCTTGTACTTAGCAGTGCAATTAATGCTTTGAGTGAGTTTTTAGGAAATTATTACAGCGAACTTTCTTCCAATTTAATTGAAGTATTCAATTTTATAATTTCTCAAATTTTTATCACGGCACTGTTTGCAGCTATTTTTACACTGCTTCCAGATGTGAAGATAAAGTGGAAAACCAACCTTATAGGAGCTTTTATGACTTCCTTGCTTTTTTTGGGAGGTAAATATTTAATTGGATTTTACTTTGCCAAATCAGATCCAGCTTCTGTTTACGGAGCGGCTGGAAGTGTAGTTTTAGTTTTGCTGTGGGTTTATTATACCTGTCTTATTTTATTCTTCGGAGCCGAATTTACTGTGAATTGGGCGCTACATAGAAATATAAAAATTGAACCAACTGACAATGCTACACTTTCCTACGAGCTTGAAATGGAAAAGCTTCGCGAATTCAAACGAAAAATTGAAGAGGATAAAAAAAAAGCTCAGACCTTAGAGAATAATTAA